Proteins encoded within one genomic window of Armatimonadota bacterium:
- a CDS encoding CHRD domain-containing protein: protein MSGARWIRFLGVTAGVLALLGGEPGRAQAPVEFVAHLWGREQVPAVETKATGVATFVVAPDGNSIAFRLVLSRSVNVQMAHIHLAPPGSNGPIVVWLYPSAPPPRLIPGRFEGELSSGTITAASLTGPLAGRPLAALLAEIRNLNAYVNVHTVAHPGGEIRGQILPR, encoded by the coding sequence ATGAGCGGCGCGAGGTGGATCCGGTTTCTGGGGGTGACGGCGGGGGTCCTGGCCCTGCTCGGGGGAGAGCCCGGTCGGGCCCAAGCGCCCGTGGAGTTCGTGGCGCACCTGTGGGGGCGGGAGCAAGTGCCCGCCGTGGAGACGAAGGCCACGGGGGTGGCCACCTTCGTGGTGGCGCCGGACGGCAACAGCATCGCCTTCCGCCTGGTCCTCTCACGGTCGGTGAACGTGCAGATGGCCCACATCCACCTGGCTCCGCCGGGCAGCAACGGGCCCATCGTGGTGTGGCTTTACCCCTCCGCCCCGCCGCCCCGCCTGATCCCGGGCCGGTTCGAGGGCGAGCTGAGCAGCGGCACCATCACGGCCGCAAGCCTCACCGGACCCCTCGCGGGCCGACCCCTCGCCGCGCTCCTCGCGGAGATCCGCAACCTCAACGCGTACGTCAACGTGCACACCGTGGCCCATCCGGGAGGGGAGATCCGGGGCCAGATCCTGCCCAGGTGA
- a CDS encoding shikimate dehydrogenase — protein MEIPPGTQLVALLGDPVAHSLSPRMHAAAFAALGLRWAYVALRVLPSDLPEAVRGLRALGFAGANITVPHKEAAVQLVDRLDEVARACGAVNTIVFGEGRRTYGYNTDVTGVRRTLEHVGFRAAGSRAAVLGAGGSARAVCVALAQEGVAEVLLFARRVERAEFLAGQMSTLFPRVRFAAHPLEPGALRAHLGEADLLVNATPVGMHPDRDGSPVSSPEFLHPRMAVFDLVYNPPRTRLLQLARQVGARTIGGLLMLAYQGAASFELWTGKPAPVEVMLRAIGAPVEG, from the coding sequence ATGGAGATTCCGCCCGGAACGCAACTCGTGGCCCTGCTGGGCGACCCCGTGGCCCACAGCCTCTCGCCCCGGATGCACGCCGCGGCCTTCGCGGCCCTGGGGCTGCGGTGGGCGTACGTGGCCCTGCGGGTTCTCCCCTCGGACCTGCCGGAGGCGGTGCGGGGGCTACGGGCTTTGGGATTTGCGGGGGCCAACATCACCGTCCCCCACAAGGAGGCGGCCGTGCAGCTCGTGGACCGGCTGGACGAGGTGGCCCGGGCGTGCGGGGCCGTCAACACCATCGTCTTCGGGGAGGGCCGGCGGACGTACGGCTACAACACGGACGTGACAGGCGTGCGCCGCACCCTGGAGCACGTGGGCTTCCGGGCCGCGGGAAGCCGGGCCGCGGTGCTGGGGGCCGGTGGATCGGCCCGGGCGGTGTGCGTGGCCCTGGCCCAGGAGGGCGTGGCGGAGGTCCTCCTCTTCGCCCGGCGGGTGGAGCGGGCGGAGTTCCTGGCCGGGCAGATGAGCACGCTCTTTCCGCGGGTGCGCTTTGCGGCCCACCCGCTCGAGCCCGGCGCCCTGCGGGCTCACCTGGGGGAAGCCGACCTTCTCGTGAACGCCACGCCCGTGGGCATGCACCCGGACCGGGACGGGAGTCCCGTCTCTTCCCCGGAGTTCCTGCACCCCCGCATGGCGGTGTTCGATCTCGTGTATAACCCCCCCCGCACGCGCCTGTTGCAGCTCGCGCGGCAGGTCGGAGCCCGGACCATCGGAGGCCTCCTGATGCTGGCCTACCAGGGTGCGGCGAGCTTCGAGCTGTGGACCGGAAAGCCCGCGCCGGTGGAGGTCATGCTGCGGGCCATCGGCGCCCCGGTGGAGGGATAG